In a single window of the Papaver somniferum cultivar HN1 chromosome 8, ASM357369v1, whole genome shotgun sequence genome:
- the LOC113301560 gene encoding S-norcoclaurine synthase 2-like, translating into MKYQIVFSVFLLFSSIYSAESLKYTLISDLDVVGASADEIWALFASNDAPQIFQQLLPGVFEKIEVLEGNGGVGSVLRITYPKGSVPLTNKEKFVTIDNRRRLKEVLQTEGGYLDMGVTFFMESFEIIPKNYKSCIIKSMVRYTVPDAVASNVSHLISIEGLLGMAKVAAKYVIDNKKKIAEY; encoded by the exons ATGAAGTACCAAATTGTTTTTTCAGTCTTTTTGCTGTTTTCGTCCATCTATAGTGCAGAGTCGCTGAAATATACACTTATCAGCGATTTGGACGTAGTGGGCGCTTCTGCAGACGAGATATGGGCGCTTTTCGCGTCCAACGATGCTCCTCAGATCTTCCAACAATTACTTCCAGGTGTGTTCGAAAAGATAGAAGTTCTTGAAGGTAATGGTGGTGTTGGAAGCGTTCTTCGCATCACATATCCTAAAG GATCTGTACCGTTGACAAACAAAGAAAAGTTTGTGACGATCGATAACCGTAGACGTCTTAAGGAGGTGTTGCAAACTGAAGGAGGATACTTGGACATGGGTGTAACATTTTTCATGGAAAGTTTCGAAATAATTCCCAAGAACTATAAGTCATGCataatcaaatccatggtgaggtaTACGGTCCCTGATGCTGTTGCGTCTAATGTTTCTCATCTCATTAGTATTGAAGGTCTTCTTGGCATGGCCAAAGTCGCTGCAAAATATGTCATtgataataagaaaaaaatagcaGAATATTAA
- the LOC113304031 gene encoding probable beta-1,4-xylosyltransferase IRX9H — MASIRRTLSPMARLGGQTGNVLHSGPSPLPRSISYSRKEPVMVTTFSDFVDSFSVLYRVKSRLLGVFSSLRGVERSKSKRRAVWRKLYIHVFVCFIIGVVMGLFSVVSMNKDEAAAFHLDVRSSSDTSSIDTPLDVRSSSENASIDTPLDVRSSNENASIDTPLDVSSFSENASIDTPLDVGFSSENASIDTPIEENGGRILSESELIQNDTVLVPRKLLIIVTTTYTRPFQAYYLNRLAHTLSMVPPPMVWIVVEMSNQTTETAGILRKTGIMYRHLVCGNNISDVKDGSIHQRNVALAHIEKHQLDGITYFAEEDNVYSVELFEQMRDIRHFGTWPVAMLIENRAIVEGPVCNGTQISAWRTNEIIGRTKRSHASMSGFAFNSTIIWDPKRWHRTVRTTPEPIRQLEKVNEDFQVSAFIEQLVEDESQMECLVNCSRVMVWHLPLEASHLDEDMLINRTLQTKVVP; from the exons ATGGCATCAATTAGAAGAACTTTGTCTCCAATGGCAAGACTAGGAGGTCAAACTGGAAATGTTCTTCATTCAGGGCCATCTCCTTTGCCTAGGTCTATTTCGTATAGTAGGAAAGAACCTGTGATGGTAACTacattttctgattttgtggattCATTTTCAGTTCTGTATCGAGTTAAGTCTAGGTTACTTGGTGTTTTCTCGTCTTTGCGTGGTGTAGAAAGATCGAAATCGAAAAGACGAGCTGTTTGGAGGAAATTGTATATCCATGTCTTTGTTTGTTTTATTATTGGTGTTGTTATGGGGTTGTTTAGTGTAGTGTCAATGAATAAGGACGAAGCAGCAGCGTTTCATTTAGATGTGCGCTCGTCTAGTGATACTTCTAGTATTGATACTCCTTTAGATGTCCGTTCCTCTAGTGAAAATGCAAGCATTGATACTCCTTTAGATGTCCGTTCCTCTAATGAAAATGCAAGCATTGATACTCCTTTAGATGTCAGTTCGTTTAGTGAAAATGCAAGTATTGATACTCCTTTAGATGTCGGTTTTTCTAGTGAAAATGCAAGCATTGATACTCCTATTGAGGAAAATGGTGGGAGAATTCTTAGTGAATCCGAATTGATACAGAATGATACTGTTCTTGTTCCTAGGAAGCTTTTGATAATTGTTACAACAACATATACTAGGCCTTTTCAAGCTTATTATCTGAATCGTCTAGCGCACACGTTAAGCATGGTGCCACCTCCAATGGTTTGGATAGTTGTGGAAATGTCTAACCAAACCACTGAAACAGCAGGCATTTTGCGCAAAACTGGAATAATGTATAGACATTTGGTTTGCGGTAATAATATATCTGATGTAAAAGATGGAAGTATTCACCAAAGAAATGTGGCATTAGCTCACATTGAAAAGCATCAACTTGATGGGATTACGTACTTTGCAGAAGAAGATAACGTGTATTCTGTCGAGCTTTTCGAGCAAATGAGGGATATCAG ACATTTCGGCACATGGCCAGTTGCAATGCTGATAGAGAACAGAGCAATAGTGGAAGGTCCTGTTTGTAATGGCACCCAAATTAGTGCATGGCGCACAAATGAGATAATTGGGAGAACTAAGAGGTCTCATGCTAGCATGTCGGGGTTTGCATTCAACAGTACTATAATCTGGGATCCGAAGAGATGGCACCGTACGGTCCGTACCACTCCGGAACCTATTAGGCAGCTTGAGAAAGTTAACGAAGATTTCCAA GTGAGTGCGTTCATAGAACAACTTGTCGAGGATGAAAGCCAAATGGAGTGTTTGGTTAACTGCTCGAGGGTCATGGTTTGGCATCTCCCTCTGGAGGCTTCCCATCTCGATGAAGATATGCTAATTAATAGAACTCTACAGACAAAAGTGGTGCCGTAA